CGCCGGGTCGGGCCGTCGTCGCGCACCCGCGCACCGGTGGCGGGCGGTGCGCGGCAGCGTGTCATCGCCGCCCAGACGCAGGCCACCGACCCGCTCCCGGACCGGAGCGAGTCGGTGGCGGCACAGGTGATGCTCAGCGGCGACGGCCGTACGTCCCGGCGAGCAGCGAGACACCGAGCGCGGCGAAGGCCACCTGGATGAACAACTCGATCCAGTCGATGCCGGCGGTGTCGTCCACGCCCAACAGCCCGGCGACCAGCGTGCCGAGGATCGCGGCGACGACACCGATCAGGATGGTCAGCAGAAACGGAATGCGCTGCCGACCCGGCACGACCAGCCGACCGAGCGCCCCGATGACCAGACCGATGATGATGGCGGTGAAGAAACCGGTGATTTCCATGAGAGCCGTCCCTCCGAACGTTTCCGTCGACAGACACGGTGCCCGAATCGGCGGGTCCGGCAAACGCGAGCCCCGGTCGTACGGCGCATTGTGCGGTAACCGTCACAGTTTCGCGGTACGGCTGTCATGAACCCGCCCGCCGTCGCCACGGTGCCGGGGTCAGCGAGGGCTGATCAGGACCGCGTAGTCGGCCGCGGTGAGCGGCCCCGGTGACAGGGAGAGATCCGCCCGGGGGACGCTGAGCGCCGCGCCGTCCCGCAGGAAGATCACCGCGGTGACGTCGGTGCGGGCGGTGAGCGTACAGACGATCTGCCCGTACGCGAGCGGTTGGTCGTTGCGGCCGGTCTCCGCGTCGGCCGGCGCGACCGTGACCCGGGCCTGCCCGTCGACCAGCTCCACCACCGCGTTGCTGAACGCGCCCGGCAGGGCGCTGGTCAGGCCGTCGTCGCGCTCTGCGGGAGTCGGCCCGGCGAGCAGGTTCCCCAGCTGCGTGTCGACCGTGGGCACCTGGTCCACCCGGCGGATCACCGGTACCAGCCGGTCCTCGCGGGTGAAATGGAGCAGCTCGGTCGCCGAGCCGGTCTCGACCGGCGCCGGAGCAGCGGTCGCCGGAGACGGGAACGGGCCGGGCGGTGGGGTCACCGCCCGGGGCAGATCCTCGGCCGGCACCCCGCAGGCGGCGACCAGAGCGAACAGGACCACCACAAGTACGGCGCGCAGCGCGGCACCCGGGGCGGCCCGCAGGGTGCCGGTGGGCCGGTGGGGCGGGCCGGCGGGCAGCGCGGCGCGCCGGGCGCTCAGGACGCGGACGGGGATCATGACAGGCTCCCGGGCAGGGTGACCCGGAACCGGGCGCCGCCTTCGGGGCGGTCGCTGACCGAGGCCGTGCCGCCGTGCGCGGCGGCGTGCTGGGCCACAAGCGCGAGCCCGAGGCCGGTGCCGTCGCCGCCGCCACGGTAGTTGGCCGCCCGGCCACGGACGAATCGACCGAAGATCGCTTCTCGGTCCTCCACCGGCACCCCCGGTCCCTCGTCGTCCACCTCGATCACTCCCGCGTCCTGCGCCCGGAGCAGCCGCACGGCCACCGGCCCGGCACCGTAGCGCTCGGCGTTGTCGAGCAGGTTCGCCAACACCTGCGCGATCCGCCGCCGGTCCACCTGCCAGGTCGCCGGGGTGTCCGCCGCCAGGTGCACCATCGACTCCGGCAGGTCCCGGTCGCGGCAGGCCTGCCGGGCAAGATCGGTCAGCTCGACCGGCTCCCGGTGCACCGGCTGATCGCTGCGCGCCAGGTCCAGCAGGTCGTTGACGAGTCGCTGGAAGCGGTCGATCTCGTCGGCCACCAGCCGGGCCGCGGTCGCGGTCCGCTCGTCCTGGCTTTCCCGCCGACGGGCCAGCACGCTCGCCGCGGCGGCGAGCGTCTGGAGGGGCGAACGCAGTTCGTGGCTGACGTCGGCGGCGAAACGCCGGTCCCGGTCGATGCGCTGGGCCAGCTCGTCGACCATCCGGTTGAACGAGGTGGAGAGGCGGTCCAGGTCCGGGTCGGTGTCCGGGGCGAGGCGGGTGGTGAAGTCACCCGCGGCGATCCGCTCGGCCGCGTCGGCGACGGCCGTCAGGGGACGCAGCCCGTGTCGGGTGGCGTACCAGCCGAGGGCCGCTCCCGATCCGGCCACCATGATCGCGACTGCGGTCAACGCCAGCGCCAGCACCTGGAAGGTCTGCTCCAGCTCCCGCAGCGAGGCGATCTCGTAGAAGGAGGCCGACTCCGACAGCGGCACGCCGACCAGCATGACCGGGTGGTCGTCGACCCGGATCCGCTGCACCGCCGGCTCACCCGCCGACACCAGGTCCAGCATCCGCGCGGGGATGGCGGCGGTGACGCCCGGTTCCGCGGCCCGCCCGTACCATTTCCCGTTGAGCAGCATCAGGGCTCGCCGACCGGTGCCGGTGTCCAGCGTGCGCAGGGCCTCCGCGACATCCGGGTTGTCGGTGTCGAGACCGGCGCGAACCACCGCCGCGTCGTAGTACGCCGCCCGCAGCACGGTGCGCTCCCGCTCGTCGAGCAGCGTCCGGCGGGTCAGCTCGTACGACACCAGGGCCATCGAGGCGGACAACGACAGGGCACCCACGGCGAACGCGGCGGTGACCCGGGCCCGCAGTCCGAGGCGTCTCATCGTTGCAGCTTGTAGCCGAGCCCGCGCAGTGTCACGAGGTGTTGCGGGTTGGCCGGATCGCTCTCGATCTTCTGCCGCAGCCGTCCCACGTGCACGTCCACCAGCCGCTCGTCGCCGGTGTCGTAGCCCCAGACCCGGCTGAGCAGTTGCTGGCGGGAGAGCACCCGCCCGGCGTGCTCGGCCAGTTCGCAGAGCAGCCGGAACTCGGTGCGGGTGACCGCGACCGGCTCGCCGGCCCGGCGCACCTCCCCGGCCTCGGGGCTGACCTCCAGCTCCCCGAAGGCGAGCACCGGCACCGGCGTCTCCACCGCCGGCACCGCGCGGGCCCGGCGACGCAGGGCCCGCAACCGGGCGGTCAGTTCCTTGATCGCCACCGGCTTGACCACGTAGTCGTCGGCACCGGCCTCCAGCGCGGCGACGATGTCGTGGGTGTCGTCGCGGGCACTGACCACCACAATGGGCACGTCGTCGTCGCGGCGCAACTGGCGGATGGCCTCGAAGCCGTCGATCCCGGGCAGCATCAGGTCGACCAGCACGTAGTCGGCCGGGTCCCGGCGCTGCGTGCGCAGGCCCTCCTCGGCGGTCGCCGCGCCGCGTGCCTCGTAACCCTCGTCCTCCAGGGCGAGCAGTAACGCCAACCGGATCCGGTCGTCGTCCTCGATCACCAGTACCGCTGTCATACCGGAATCATCCCCAAGGCCGCACCTGGTCAGCCAACCGCGCCCGGCCTGCGGGTGTTTTGTCACGCAACTGTCATACGTCCGCGCGGTGCCCGCCAAGCCTGGTCGGCAGGGTGAGAGCCGACCTGGGGACAGGAGAGGAGGCCACGGACGTGACCACGCCACGCCGCCCCGAATGCACCGTGCCCCTCGTGGAGGTGGCCATCACCGAGTTCGATCTGGCCTGCCTGCCGGAGACGGGCGCGGTGTTCGACCGGTTGCTCGCGCTGCGACCGACGCAGGTCGTGATCGACCTGTCCGGCTGCCGGCACATCGACGCCGCCGCGATCGGGCTGCTGCTCGACGTGCACCGCCAGATGGTGCGCGAAGGTGGTGTGCTGGCGCTGCGCAACCCCAACCCGCGCATCGCCCGCATCCTTCAGGCCGCCCGGCTGGATCAGATCCTGCCGGTGCGCTCCGACAACGCCACTGCGACGCACGCGCCGGCCGGCGATCCCGTGCTCCCGGGTACCGTGCCGCGCCCGACCACGTACGGCCGCGCCGCCGTCACCGTACGTACCTGATCCGCACCAGCCGTCCGCGAGTACGAGGAGCAGCATGACCGTCGCCGGGATCGCCGCGGCCCTTGCCGTCGGCCTTGCCGTCGGCGCGCTCGGTCGGCTCGTCGTCCCCGGCCGGTCGAGCGTGCCGCTGTGGCTGACGATGACCATCGGCGCCGTCGCCGCGCTGCTCGGCGCGATCAGCGCCTGGCTCGCCGGTGTCCGTGGGTTCAGCCTGCTGGGCCTGGTCGTGCAGGCTGGCCTCGCCGCGGTCGGCGTGGTGATCGTGGTCGCCACCGCCGGCAAGGAACGTTCCGACTCCCGCTGACCGTCCGCATGGCGACGGTGCCCCCCGCCCGACGCCCCGAGTCCGTGTCCTGGCCGCGACGGCCGCGGCACCGGAGAGGAAGCAGGATGACCGTCGTACCGGACGACAACCTGATGACCCTGATCTGCGACGCGTGCGGCGAGACCACCACCGGCACCGCGTGCGTGCTGCCCGACGCCGAGGTCGTCTGGACGCTCGTCAGCGATCAGGGGTGGAGCGGTTCCCCCTTCGCCACCGGCCCGCACCGCTGCCCGCGGTGCAGCACGCTCCCGCCGGGCGCGATTGCGCCGGGCACGGTCCCGCCCGGTGCACGTCCCGCCGGTCCGGGCACCGGCCCGCCCGGTGGCCGCCCCGCCGGCCCGCCCGATGGCCGCCCCGCCGGGCCGATGGCCGGCCCGCCCGATGGCCGCCCCGCCGGAGTGAGGGCCGACATGGAGCGGGCCGGCGAGGTGACGGTGCTCGTGGACTCCGACGAACTCGCCCCGGAGACCGACGACACGTTGCGGGTGGCGTTGCGCGAGGCGGTCGAGGTGGACGGGACCGTGGTGGTGGACCTGGGCCGGGTGAACGTCATCGACTCGGTCGGGCTGGGCCTGCTGGTCCGCGCCCATCGCGAGGTACGCGAGCGCGACGCCCGCCTCTGCCTGGCCGCGCCGTCGCGGTTCATCCGTACGGTGCTGCACACCATGAAACTCGACGGGGTCTTCCCGATCTTCGAGACGCTCGACGACGCCCTCACCCAACTGGCGGCAGCCGGGGGCGGCAGCGAGGTGGTACGGGTCGACGTCACCCCGGCCGAGGCCGTCCGGCACCGGGGCAACGCCCACAAACCCGTGCTCACCGCCCGGCAGGCCGCTCCCCGCGTACCCGTCTGAGCCACCCCGCCGACGGCGCAGTCACCCGCCCATCGAGCCGAAGGTCGGTGCGCCGGCGGCGTGGTAGGTAAGCATCGTCACGCCGGCAGCGGACGATCGGCTGTCGACCAGGCGCAGGCCGGCGGGGGGCACGCCGTCTGCGAAGAGGCGGCGCCCGGCGCCCAGCACCACCGGGAAGATCATCAGGTGGTACGCGTCGATCAGATTCTCGCGCATCAGCGAGCCGGCGAGCCGGCCGCTGCCGTGCACCTGCAACTCCCGACCGGGCCGGCGCTTGAGCTCGGCGACGGCCGTGGCCAGGTCACCGTCCAGGCGCTGCGTGCCCGACCAGGTCAACTCGTCGTCGCGGGTGGTCGCCACGTACTTGGGCAGCCGGTTCAGCGGAACGGCGATCGGGTCTTCGGGATCTTCCTGCTTCGGCCACCAGGCGGCGAAGATGTCGTACGTGTGCCGGCCGAGCAGGAACGCGTCGGCGCGGGCGAAGATGTCGCTCATGTGGGCGCCGAGCGTCTCGTCGAAGTGTGGCGCCACCCAGCCGCCCGACTCGAAGCCGCCGCTGCGGTCCTCGTCGGGGCCGCCGGGGCCCTGCATCACGCCGTCCAGGGTCAGGAACGTGGTGAGCGTGAGTCGCATGATCGTCTCCTCCTCGTGGGGCGGCACCGCGCCGCCCGCCACTTGAGCGACGACCGACCCGCCGACACTTCGACGTCCACCCCGGCGAGTGTGACCCAGACCACTGCGGGCGTCGTCAGCTTCCGACGACACCGGGCCGACTCCGGACGAGATGTTAATAAGGGGCCCTTCCTATACCTGAGGCGTTAATAAGGGGCCCTTCCTTTGAACCGATGCGGGGGTGGGGCGCGTACCTGTGGGGGAAGGGAGTGGCCCATGAAGCGCCTGACTCCGTTGCTGACCCTCCTGGCGGGGGCGGTGACGGCCGCCGTGCTGTTCACGATGAGTGCACAGGCATCCCCGCCGGGCACCCAACCCGTGGCCGGCGGCGGCCCACCGGCCGCCGCGCCGGCGCCCGACGCCGAGCCGGAGGCCGACGTCGAGGTGGACGGGGACGAGGCGGAACCGGATCCCGCCACCGCCCGGCCGCCCGGCACCGCGCCACCGCGGGAGTCCGACCGGTCGTCGGCCGGCACCGAGGTCGCGTCGGTCGAACAGAACTGGATCGGCCAGCTGGAGAACGGCGCCACCATCGCGATCACCGTCCGGGACGGCAAGGCCGAGGCGTACGTCTGCGACGGCCGGGCCATGGAGCTGTGGCTCTCCGGCACCGTGCGGGACGGGAAGATCGAGCTGACCGGCAAGGACGCGAAGCTCAGCGGCATCATCCGCGGCGACAGCGCCAGCGGCGAGATGATCGTCGGCGTACGGCGGTGGAAGTTCACCGCCCGGCCCGAGGAGAAGGTGGACGAGGCGGTCGTCAAGTCCGGCTCGGTCACCACCCCCGCGATCTACCGCGCCACCGACGACGTACGCAAGGCCGGCATCGACGGCGGCTGGATCTTCCTGCCCGACGGCACCCAGATCGGCATCGTCACCTGGAACGGCGAACCGATCCCGGCGCCGCCACTGGATCCCGCCTTCTACAGCACCGTGGTAAACGGAGTCACCATCACCGCCGAGCCGGTCGTCCCCGGGGCACGATGATGGCCGAGCACCGCATGGGCAGCGCACGCACGGTGCCGCGCCGCTCGCCCGAGCCCACCGTCGAGGTGCTGCGCGACTTCGGCGGCCCTCCGCCGAGCGCGCCGCGCCGCCGGCCCTCGCTGCTGGTCCCGCTTGTGGTCGGGGCGGGGGTCGCGGTGGCCCTCGGTGTCTACGGTCGCACCCACACCCCGACCGGGATCGCGGTGAACGTGGCCGGCTTCTCCTCGCCGTTGACGGTGAAGGTGTGGCTGGGCACCGGCGCGGCCTTCTTCGCGGTCATCCAACTGATCACCGCGCTGTCCATGTGGGGCCGGTTGGGCGGGTTCTCCCCGTCCTGGGCCGGCCCGGCGCACCGTTGGTCGGGGCGGATCGCGTTCCTGCTCACCGTCCCGGTCGCCGTGCACTGCCTCTACGCCCTCGGTTTCGCCGACTACGACACCCGTACGCTGCTGCACTCCCTGCTGGGTTGCTTCTTCTTCGGGGTGTTCGCCACCAAGATGCTGACCCTGCCCAAGCGTGGGCTCGCCGGCTGGGTGCTGCCGGTGATCGGCGGGACCGTGTTCGTGGCCCTGATCGGCATCTTCCTCACCTCGTCGGTCTGGTACTTCACCACGTTCGGCTTCCAGCTCTGATCCTCGACGGCCTGACCACGACAAGATCCCCGGCAGTACTGATCATCGAAAGGCAAGGCAGATCGGATGAACCACGAGCAGGCCGGCTGCTGCCGGTCGCGACGGGCCATGTTGGCCGGCACCGGTGCGGTGGGCGTGGCCGCGCTTACCGGCTGCGCGACGTACGGGCAGTCGACGGCGGCCCCGCCCGCACCGGCCGCGGCACCGGCCGGCAGCGGCGACCCGTCGGCGGACCCGTCCGGCAGCGCCGCAGCCGGTGGCGGGGACGTCGGCACCCCGGCGCTGACCACCCTGGCGGACATCCCGGTCGGCGGGGGACAGATTTTCGCCGACGCGGGCGTGGTGGTCACCCAGCCCACGGCGGGCAACATCAAGGCGTACTCCTCGACCTGCACCCACCAGGGCTGCACGGTCACCTCGGTCGCCGACGGCGTGATCACCTGCGCCTGCCACAACAGCGTGTTCGACATCGCGGACGGCTCGGTACGCAGTGGACCGGCGGGTGCCCCACTGCCCGCTGCGAACGTCACGGTCGACGGGGACGCCATCCGGCTGGCCTAGTCGATGGCACGATGACGCGGCCCACCCCAGGCCCGGGCCGCGCGGGGCCGTCCGGGGCGCGTCGCGCCTCGGACGGCCACTGCCGCGTACCGGCTTTCGGACGGCCACTGCCGCGCTCAGACCGCGAGGGCCTCCCGGACGGTACGTTCCGCGGTGGCGCCGCCGTCGCCGGAGGAGGTGACCCGACCCGACTCCAGCACGTGGTAGCGGTCGGCCACCCGCAGCGCGAAGCCGAGATGCTGCTCGACCAGGAGCACGCTGAACCCGGTCTGCGCGATAAGCGCCACGATCCGGTCCTGGATCTCGGTCACCACCGACGGTTGGATGCCCTCGGTGGGCTCGTCGAGCATCAGCAGCCGGGGCCGGGTGATCAGGGCTCGGGCGATGGCCAACTGCTGACGCTGGCCGCCGGAGAGCAGCCCGGCCCGGCGGCGCAGCAGCGGGCGCAGCGCCGGGAACAGGTCCAGCACCTCGGCGGTGGCGACCGCACCGTCGCGCCGGCCGTCGGCGACCAGGCGCAGGTTCTCCGCCGCGGTCAGGTGCGGGAAGCACTGCTGGCCCTGCGGCACGTACGCGATGCCCCGGGCGACCCGCTGGTGCGGAGCGAGTCGGGTGATGTCCTCGCCGTCGAACTCGACCCGACCGGCGGTCGGGCGCAGCAGGCCGGCGGCGACCCGCAGCAGGGTGGACTTGCCGGCGCCGTTGTGGCCGAGCACCGTGGCGACCCCGTCGACGGGCACGGTGACGTCGACGCCGTGCAGCACCCGGCTACGCCCGTAGCCGGCCTGCACGCCGCTCATGCTGAGCATCATGCCTCCAGTGGGGTCGCGGTGGCGTCGACCGGGTGGCCGAGGTAGACCTCCTGCACGCGCGGGTCGGCCTGCACCTGGGCGACGGTGCCCTCGCTGAGCACCTTGCCGGCGTGCAGCACGGTGACGGTACGCGCGAAGCGGCGCAGGAAGTCCATGTCGTGCTCGATCACCACCACCGTGCGGTCCTGGCTGACCTTCTCCAGCAGCACTCCGGTGGCGTCGCGTTCCTCGTGGCTCATCCCGGCCACCGGCTCGTCGAGCAGCAGCAGCCGGACGTCCTGCACGAGCAGCATGCCGATCTCCAGCCACTGCTTCTGGCCGTGCGCGAGGGTGCCGGCGAGCTGGTCGGCCCGGCCCGCCAGGCCGATCACGTCGAGCGCCTCGGCCACCTCGTCGGGTACGCCGTGCCGGCGGCGCAGCAGCGTCGACCAGCCGCGCCGGGCGCCGGCCGCGATGTCGAGGTTCTGGAGGACCGTCAGCTCCTCGAACACCGTCGAGGTCTGGAAGGTGCGCCCCACCCCGAGGCGACTGATCCGGTGCACCGGTCGGCCGAGCAGCTCCCGGTCGCCGAAGCGCACCGACCCGGTGGCGCGGACCAGCCCGGTGACCGCGTCGACCAGGGTGGTCTTGCCCGCCCCGTTGGGTCCGATGAGGAACCGGAGGTCGCCCGGGGCCACGTCGAGGCTCACCCCGTCGACGGCGGTGAACCCGTCGAAGATGACCCGCAGGTCGCGTACGTAGAGGCCGTGCAGTTGCTCGGTCATCAGCTCACCTCCACCCTGGACCGGCGTAGCCGGCGGAGCAGCCCGGTCCGCCGCTCGCCGTCGCCGCGCCGCCGGGCCAGGCCGATCAGCGACGCCAGGCCGCCGGGCAGGAACGCCACCACCACCACGAAGAGCAGACCCTGGAGGTACGTCCAGGTGCCCGGGAAACGTTCCGACAGGGCGGTACGCGCCCACGCCACCGCGACCGCGCCGAGCACCGGCCCGAGCAGGGTGGCTCGGCCACCGACGGCGACGCCGATGACGAACTCGATGGAGGGCACGATCCCGATCAGCGCCGGGGAGATGATGCCGACGGCGGGCACGAAGAGCGCACCGGCAAGCCCGGCCATGCCGGCGGCGACGACGTACGCGACGAGCTTCACGGTCGCCGGGTCGTAGCCGAGGAAGCGGACCCGTTCCTCGGAGTCGCGCACGGCGACCAGCAGTTCGCCGTAGCGGCTCTGCATCAGGTGCCGGGCCAGGGCCAGCAGCGCCAGCAGGGTGCCGGCGATGATGAAGTACACCATCCGCTGGTTGACCGGGTCGTCCAGGTCGTAGCCGAAGAAGCCCTGGATGTCGGTGAGGCCGTTGGTGCCGCCGGTGGTGCCCTGCTGGCCGATCAGCAGGATCACCATGGCGGCGGCGAGGGCCTGGCTGAGGATCGCGAAGTAGGCGCCCCGGACCCGGCGGCGGAAGACAAGCGACCCGAGCACGAAGGCGACAGCCATCGGCAGCAGCACCGTGGCGGGCAGCGCGAACCACGCACTGGCGAAGGGTCGCCACCACAGTGGCAGTTCGTCCAGTTGCCCGTACAGCAGCATGAAGTCGGGCATGTTGCCCGGCCCCGCGTCGGCGAGCTTGAGGTGCATGGCCATCGCGTAGCCGCCGAGGCCGAAGAAGACGCCCTGGCCGAGGGTGAGCATGCCGCCGCGTCCCCAGGCCAGCCCGATGCCGACCGCGACCATGGCCACGCAGAGGTACTTGGCCAGCAGGGAGAGCCGGAAGTCCGACAGCAGCAGCGGCGCCACCGCGAAGAGCAGGGCCGCGCCGAAGGCGAACCCGGCGGCGGCGCGGAACCGGTGCCGGGACGGCCCGGCGGCCGGCTTCTCCGGCGGCGGCACGGCCTCGGCGGTGGTGACGGGATCTGACGCAACGGTGGTCATGCCAAACTCCGGGTTCGCAGGGTGAACAGGCCCTGGGGTCGCCACTGGAGGAACGCGACGATGGCGATGAAGACCATCACCTTGGCGACGCTGAGGGTGGTCAGGTACTCGCCGCTGGCCTGGAGCACGCCCAGCGCGAAGGCGACGATCACGGTGCCCTTGAGCTGGCCGATGCCGCCGACCACGACGACCAGGAAGGCGTCGATGATCAGGTTGGTGCCCATGGTGGGTCCGATCGGTCCGAGCAGGGTGAGGGCGACCCCGGCGATGCCGGCCAGACCGGAACCGATGAAGAAGGTCGTCCGGTCGATCCGGGCGGTGGCGATACCGGAGACGGCGGCCAGGTCGCGGTTCTGCACCACGGCCCGGATCCGGCGACCCAACGGGGTGACCCGCAGCGCGACGGTGAGCGCGGCCACCGCACAGCCGGCCAGGGCCAGGATGAACAGCCGGTTGTTGGCCACGGTGATCCCGCCGGGTAGGGCCACGTTGCCGGTGAGCAGGTCGGGTGCGCGGGTCTGCACGTTGGGGCTACCGAAGATGTCCCGGGCCAGCTGTTGCAGGATCAGCGACACCCCCCAGGTGACCAGCAGGGTGTCCAGCGGGCGGGCGTAGAGGCGGCGGATCAGCAGGAACTCCAGCAGTACGCCCATCGCGCCGGCCACCACGAAGGCGACCGGCAGGGCGACAAGCAGCGACCAGCCGGCCGCCGTGATGACCTGCTGAAGGACGTAGGTGGTGTAGGCGCCGGCCATGATGAACTCGCCGTGGGCCATGTTGATCACGCCCATCTGGCCGAAGGTGAGCGCCAGGCCGAGCGCGATGAGCAGCAGCACCGCCCCGATGCTGACGCCGGTGAAGAGTTGGCCGATGAGAACTGTCACGGTGCGTACTCCGAACTGCTGGTCAGGCCGACCCGGGCGGGGCGTGGAGCCCCACCCGGGTCGGGGCTCGGGTCAGCTCAGGCCGCCGGCCCACGGGTAGCTCTTGAGGTACGGGTCGGGCGTGATCGGCGCACCGGAGTTCCACACCTCGGTGATCAGGCCGTCCGCGCCGACCTTGCCGACCCGCGCCGTCTTGGCGATGTGCTGGGTCGCTCCGTCCACGGTGACCAGGCCCTCGGGTGCCTCGAAGGTGATGCCGTCGGAGGCTTCGCGGACCTTCTCCACCTCGAAGCTGCCGGCCTTCTCCACCATTGCCTTCCACAGGTAGACCGAGACGTACGCGGCCTCCATCGGGTCGCTTGTCGGCTTGTCCGCGCCGTACTTGGCCTTGTACGCCGCGACGAACTTCTCGTTCGCCGCGCCCGGGGTGGTCTGGTAGTAGTTCCAGGCGGTCAGCTGGCCCTCCAGGTACTGCGTGCCGATGCTCTTGACCTCCTCCTCGGCGATCGACACCGACACCACAGGCATACTTGCCGCGGTCAGCCCGGCGGACTTGTACTCCTTGAAGAAGGCGACGTTGCTGTCACCGTTGAGGGTGTTGAAGACGGCGTCCGCCCCGGAGGACTTCACCTTGTTCGTGATCGTGCCGAACTCGGTGGAGCCGAGCGGGGCGTAGTCCTCCCCCAGCACCTGCATTCCGTTGGCTTCCGCGTACGCCTTGATGATTTTGTTCGCGGTACGCGGAAAGACGTAGTCGGAGCCGACGAGGTAGAGCGACTTCGCGCCCTGCGCCTTCAGGTAGTCGAGGCCGGGAACGATCTGCTGGTTCGTGGTGGCGCCGGTGTAGAAGATGTACGGCGACTGCTCCAGACCCTCGTACTGCACGGGGTAGAACAACAGCGCCTTGTTCTTCTCGAACACCGGCTTGACCGCCTTGCGGCTGGCCGAGGTCCAGCAGCCGAAGACCGCCGCGACGCGATCCTCCCGGATCAGTTTCTCGGCCTTCTCCGCGAACGTCGGCCAGTCCGAGGCGCCGTCCTCGCCGATCGGTTGGATCTTCTTGCCGAGCACCCCGCCAGCGGCGTTGATCTCCTCGACCGCCAGCATGATCGAGTCGCGGACGGTCACCTCGCTGATGGCCATCGTGCCGGAGAGCGAGTTGAGCAGGCCGACCTTGACGGTGTCGCCGGAAACGTCGGCGCTGACACCGGCGGAGCCGCTGGAATCGGAGGTCTTGCTGCCGCACGCGGCCAGTGCGGCCACGGCGACCAGGGTCATGGCACCCGTCAGGATGCGGCGTCCCCGCAACAGTGTCATCAAGTCTCCCTGCGTCGCGGTAAGGCGTGGAGTCAGCAACCCGGGAACGGACGTCGGCCCCGGGTCGAGGATGCGGATGTGGTTGTGCGGTGCGGTCC
This DNA window, taken from Micromonospora sp. FIMYZ51, encodes the following:
- the urtA gene encoding urea ABC transporter substrate-binding protein; the encoded protein is MTLLRGRRILTGAMTLVAVAALAACGSKTSDSSGSAGVSADVSGDTVKVGLLNSLSGTMAISEVTVRDSIMLAVEEINAAGGVLGKKIQPIGEDGASDWPTFAEKAEKLIREDRVAAVFGCWTSASRKAVKPVFEKNKALLFYPVQYEGLEQSPYIFYTGATTNQQIVPGLDYLKAQGAKSLYLVGSDYVFPRTANKIIKAYAEANGMQVLGEDYAPLGSTEFGTITNKVKSSGADAVFNTLNGDSNVAFFKEYKSAGLTAASMPVVSVSIAEEEVKSIGTQYLEGQLTAWNYYQTTPGAANEKFVAAYKAKYGADKPTSDPMEAAYVSVYLWKAMVEKAGSFEVEKVREASDGITFEAPEGLVTVDGATQHIAKTARVGKVGADGLITEVWNSGAPITPDPYLKSYPWAGGLS
- the urtB gene encoding urea ABC transporter permease subunit UrtB — protein: MTVLIGQLFTGVSIGAVLLLIALGLALTFGQMGVINMAHGEFIMAGAYTTYVLQQVITAAGWSLLVALPVAFVVAGAMGVLLEFLLIRRLYARPLDTLLVTWGVSLILQQLARDIFGSPNVQTRAPDLLTGNVALPGGITVANNRLFILALAGCAVAALTVALRVTPLGRRIRAVVQNRDLAAVSGIATARIDRTTFFIGSGLAGIAGVALTLLGPIGPTMGTNLIIDAFLVVVVGGIGQLKGTVIVAFALGVLQASGEYLTTLSVAKVMVFIAIVAFLQWRPQGLFTLRTRSLA
- the urtC gene encoding urea ABC transporter permease subunit UrtC, with protein sequence MTTVASDPVTTAEAVPPPEKPAAGPSRHRFRAAAGFAFGAALLFAVAPLLLSDFRLSLLAKYLCVAMVAVGIGLAWGRGGMLTLGQGVFFGLGGYAMAMHLKLADAGPGNMPDFMLLYGQLDELPLWWRPFASAWFALPATVLLPMAVAFVLGSLVFRRRVRGAYFAILSQALAAAMVILLIGQQGTTGGTNGLTDIQGFFGYDLDDPVNQRMVYFIIAGTLLALLALARHLMQSRYGELLVAVRDSEERVRFLGYDPATVKLVAYVVAAGMAGLAGALFVPAVGIISPALIGIVPSIEFVIGVAVGGRATLLGPVLGAVAVAWARTALSERFPGTWTYLQGLLFVVVVAFLPGGLASLIGLARRRGDGERRTGLLRRLRRSRVEVS